A window of the Verrucomicrobiota bacterium genome harbors these coding sequences:
- a CDS encoding carbohydrate ABC transporter permease produces the protein MDSLLWSHSSRRSKIAVCVIAVLAVIWVVTPFIWAVINSVKSLPATFSAGAIMPFVNFQPTLDSWREVLGDPQCLNCLLSSFIVSAGTTLLVLVLGTPAAYSLARFEFPVPSKEIALWFLSQRVMPPVVVLVPFYILLVDLRLIDTWIGLILLYSTFNLAFCVVIMRDIFRDVSREVEEAARIEGASLWQIFYMVALPLSLDGLIVTAIIVFAFSWNEALFASALTSQHASTLPAFILASRSTRGVDFNVAAVNTIIAIAPPVILSFFVQRYLARGLSFGAVKG, from the coding sequence ATGGACAGCCTGCTTTGGAGCCATTCCAGCCGCCGCAGTAAAATCGCCGTGTGCGTCATCGCCGTTCTGGCGGTCATCTGGGTAGTAACGCCTTTCATTTGGGCCGTGATCAATTCCGTCAAGAGTTTGCCCGCGACCTTTTCGGCCGGAGCCATTATGCCGTTTGTGAACTTTCAGCCGACCCTGGATTCCTGGCGTGAGGTGCTCGGCGATCCCCAATGCCTCAACTGTTTGTTGAGCAGCTTTATCGTCTCGGCCGGCACCACCCTTCTGGTGCTGGTACTCGGAACGCCGGCGGCGTACAGTTTAGCCCGGTTTGAGTTTCCTGTCCCGAGCAAGGAAATCGCGCTTTGGTTCCTCTCGCAAAGGGTGATGCCGCCCGTCGTTGTGCTCGTGCCGTTCTACATCCTACTGGTTGATCTGCGGCTGATCGATACCTGGATCGGGCTGATCCTGCTTTACTCGACGTTCAACCTGGCCTTCTGCGTGGTCATCATGCGGGACATCTTCCGGGATGTCAGCCGGGAAGTGGAAGAAGCTGCCCGGATCGAAGGGGCCAGCCTTTGGCAGATTTTCTACATGGTCGCCCTGCCGCTTTCTCTCGATGGATTGATCGTTACTGCCATCATCGTTTTTGCGTTTTCATGGAATGAGGCCCTCTTCGCATCCGCACTCACTTCCCAGCACGCCTCAACTCTCCCCGCCTTCATCCTGGCTTCCCGGAGTACTCGCGGGGTGGATTTCAACGTCGCGGCGGTTAACACGATCATCGCGATCGCGCCTCCGGTGATTCTGTCGTTTTTCGTCCAGCGTTACCTCGCACGGGGCCTTTCATTCGGCGCCGTCAAGGGCTGA
- a CDS encoding sugar ABC transporter permease, translated as MEPASRAEARSERAFKYGMLAPAVLWVIAFTFFPIISALHYSVANYVLGQGITGYVGLENYTSLLRDAEFWHSLEITLIYVGVSVPLEICIGFLLAWIITVGFPAKGFVRSVLTAPLFTMEVAIGYLGVTLFSSQGGLISFLLGLVGIHIDWMSTGSGGLAAAILLDVWQWTPFVFLMSLAALGAIPNEIYEASMLEASSHWEVLWYVGLPLAWPVLTVAILLRLIEGLKSFGLPFALTSGGPGTSTQLFSIRDYLTTIQFFDFGHGSAMGVLYLVLASVVITFFFRQMRKRID; from the coding sequence ATGGAACCCGCCAGCCGCGCCGAAGCGCGCTCCGAGCGGGCATTCAAATATGGAATGCTCGCGCCGGCCGTCCTTTGGGTCATTGCCTTCACCTTTTTCCCGATCATCTCAGCACTGCATTACAGCGTCGCCAATTACGTCCTTGGCCAGGGGATCACCGGCTATGTTGGCCTTGAGAACTACACTTCACTCCTGCGGGATGCCGAGTTCTGGCACAGCCTTGAAATCACCCTCATCTACGTCGGGGTTTCAGTGCCCCTTGAGATTTGCATCGGTTTTTTGCTGGCCTGGATCATCACCGTGGGCTTTCCGGCCAAAGGATTTGTACGCTCGGTATTAACCGCCCCCTTGTTCACCATGGAGGTGGCCATCGGCTACCTGGGCGTGACGCTTTTCAGTTCCCAGGGCGGCTTGATCAGCTTCCTGCTTGGTCTCGTCGGTATCCACATCGACTGGATGTCGACCGGCAGTGGCGGCCTGGCCGCCGCGATTCTGCTGGATGTGTGGCAGTGGACGCCTTTTGTCTTCCTCATGTCCCTCGCCGCGCTCGGCGCGATCCCCAACGAGATCTATGAGGCGAGCATGCTGGAGGCATCCAGCCATTGGGAGGTGCTCTGGTACGTAGGGTTGCCGCTCGCCTGGCCGGTGCTGACCGTTGCCATCCTGCTTCGACTCATCGAAGGGTTGAAATCGTTCGGGTTGCCGTTCGCCCTCACCAGCGGCGGTCCGGGGACGAGCACCCAACTCTTCAGCATTCGCGATTACCTGACGACCATTCAATTCTTTGACTTCGGCCACGGCTCAGCCATGGGGGTCCTCTATCTCGTGCTGGCTTCGGTCGTCATCACGTTTTTCTTTCGCCAGATGCGGAAGCGCATCGACTAA
- a CDS encoding extracellular solute-binding protein, which yields MPAHPDEFRELTAGYLGGRISRRSFLERATKLGISTALLGRILPMAVAAEGNLVDSAPEAPYEAPITKERIEFLKTKPFKGTTISVMVLKATVGDGLKYHTKHWEEETGGHVNVAEVPIDTLHQQIFADLTTGLGRYDAYMTGAWFYGDFFNGKEPYIVELAPFLKDPKYPYWNPDDWLPAMKRLYTWQGKVYGALFDGDAQILYYRKDILSKPECQEKFKAKLGYDLPNPPKTMKEMHDVATFFTGWDWNGDGKNGYGISLHAKVNEQGFFHFLTLAAPYVISKDNKYFFFNPDDMKPLINSEGHVRALEDYVKFLPCGPKEAISWTLGQGWNLFLAGNAVMEPTWGDLPTFAQDPKTNFTQGKVGATVIPGVDEVYNPITKQWQKGDNNLVGNTNGGTWHCVISRLSKKKEATYDFLAFMANKKNALFNCCNGWTGVQPGMKYEYLPPVGTGSLEEWKQYGWNTDDVTTYLTGYYDNLALPEQQEYLRIPGAAEYWHELDVRVSAVLAGQTTPKAALDDTYQAWEKITDRYGRDKQKKLYQESFSAQGMA from the coding sequence ATGCCTGCCCATCCCGATGAATTCCGTGAATTAACCGCCGGCTACCTTGGCGGTCGCATCAGTCGACGATCTTTTCTCGAACGTGCGACGAAGCTCGGCATCTCAACCGCGCTGCTTGGCCGGATTCTGCCTATGGCGGTTGCGGCTGAAGGTAACCTGGTCGATTCCGCTCCCGAAGCGCCCTACGAGGCGCCGATCACCAAGGAGCGCATCGAGTTTTTAAAAACCAAGCCCTTCAAGGGTACCACCATTTCAGTCATGGTGCTCAAGGCCACCGTTGGCGACGGCCTCAAGTATCACACCAAACATTGGGAAGAAGAGACCGGCGGCCACGTGAACGTGGCCGAGGTGCCGATCGACACGTTGCACCAACAGATCTTTGCCGATTTGACGACCGGGTTGGGCCGTTACGACGCATACATGACGGGTGCCTGGTTCTACGGCGACTTCTTTAATGGCAAGGAGCCCTACATCGTCGAGCTGGCGCCGTTCCTTAAAGACCCCAAATACCCGTACTGGAACCCGGATGATTGGCTCCCGGCGATGAAGCGCCTGTACACCTGGCAGGGAAAGGTCTACGGCGCGCTTTTCGACGGTGATGCGCAGATCCTGTATTATCGTAAGGACATCCTGTCCAAACCCGAGTGCCAGGAAAAATTCAAAGCCAAGCTCGGCTACGACTTACCGAACCCGCCCAAGACGATGAAGGAAATGCACGACGTGGCCACCTTCTTCACCGGTTGGGACTGGAACGGCGACGGTAAGAACGGTTACGGCATTTCCTTGCACGCAAAGGTGAATGAACAGGGGTTCTTTCACTTCCTGACGCTGGCTGCGCCGTACGTCATTTCAAAGGATAATAAGTATTTTTTCTTCAACCCGGACGACATGAAGCCCTTGATCAACTCCGAGGGGCATGTGCGTGCGCTGGAAGATTACGTCAAATTCCTGCCGTGCGGTCCCAAGGAGGCCATCAGCTGGACGCTTGGGCAGGGCTGGAACCTTTTCCTCGCAGGTAACGCCGTCATGGAACCGACCTGGGGCGATCTGCCTACCTTCGCCCAGGATCCGAAGACCAACTTCACGCAGGGCAAGGTGGGCGCGACCGTTATCCCGGGCGTCGATGAAGTTTATAATCCGATCACGAAACAGTGGCAGAAAGGGGATAACAACCTGGTCGGAAACACCAACGGCGGGACCTGGCACTGCGTGATTTCCCGGTTGTCGAAGAAAAAGGAGGCTACCTACGACTTCCTGGCATTCATGGCGAACAAAAAGAACGCGCTCTTCAACTGTTGCAATGGCTGGACTGGGGTGCAGCCCGGCATGAAATACGAATACCTCCCACCGGTCGGCACAGGAAGCCTGGAGGAATGGAAGCAATACGGCTGGAACACGGATGACGTGACGACCTATCTGACGGGGTACTACGATAATCTGGCGCTGCCGGAACAGCAGGAATACCTGCGGATCCCGGGTGCCGCGGAGTACTGGCACGAGCTGGACGTGCGGGTCTCCGCAGTGCTTGCCGGGCAGACCACCCCCAAGGCGGCGCTCGACGACACGTACCAGGCCTGGGAGAAAATCACGGACCGTTACGGACGCGACAAGCAGAAGAAACTCTATCAGGAGTCATTCAGCGCCCAAGGCATGGCGTGA
- a CDS encoding extracellular solute-binding protein: MNRQYQSFRVCAVVTFLWLAAGSLLIAGELLYEDGFASLDPGWGPLRDAVSVEDGRLVLKPAPNTSQTILNQSQRFGDSEITVDITMTAGDPTVAGGLIFWAADSDNFYCFCINSIGYYKVNRYVDSKRLDQLDWTPSEAINKGFGQVNSVRVVTAGQQATLYINDQREATFNGLPPPDRGMVGFSGDSGEHSTTVWRFANLRVIAGASPAPGALPLFYPSPLIAAVAALAIADDVMAAGTGSAAPAPAAALPAAAPSPPAALPAPAGAPPARQVALRLHGANAIGAELAAAICEDFLNHEGAISVQRRTGPRQNETTIEARLPNESPDRLIFEIQAHGSKTAFEDLAAGACDIGMSSRRVQPGEAQRCAGAGLGDLFSRDCEHLLGLDGIAVLVNKHNPVSALTTQQLAGIFSGKINDWSQVGGPSGPINLYAPNDDSGTFDTFKSVVLGGQPLSSAALRYESGAKLSDDVAADRDGIGFAGMSFVRGSKPVAVAGPGADPLPPTPFTIATQEYLLSRRLYLYTPENPQNPWTRRFIEFARPKLEVLSWLTSGSEASALEALTENYERQYPGIVVMSDTVAGGSGSVARPVLERRLAAGNPPDAWQSHAGSELFGQYVEPGYCEPVTDLYRGGGWDRVFPKSLLDLITRDGKVYAVPAGVHRGNVLWYNKRLLEQHGITVGKQMTFDEFFAACDKLEAAGIPALAMGDSGIWASAHLFENTLLGVIGPRGWTELFGGRMSWDDPEVKQAMRYFARMQAYLNSDHAALSWDRALKKLVDGKAGFLSMGDWAEGEFARANLKPGVDFGWVSFPGTEGSFLLVVDAFALASAAPHKEAGIAWLKSIASKDAQQLFSALNGGIPARIDIDPLTLDSYQRWARADFDRDNLIPSCVHGSAAPAAFRQALDGAVAAFVADKNVDAFAGALTQVGRQAGSNVIAKFDFVRGPTVEPGPAPTPVPAPAPTAVPVPAARTAVPPPVAQSSAPPDASRLQSFVWSYIRSVQDNDVSRQEHFFGNRVSFYGRGHLTRNQVQRSTESYHQEWPVRKWIPNGRCTIAGSAGPNRYRVLQPFHWLVSNGSRSKEGDGTLSFLVEKGAGGEFHIISVRQLSR; encoded by the coding sequence CTGATTCCGATAACTTTTATTGTTTTTGTATCAATTCAATAGGCTACTACAAAGTCAACCGGTATGTTGATTCGAAACGGTTGGATCAACTCGACTGGACCCCGAGTGAGGCGATCAATAAAGGCTTCGGTCAGGTCAATAGCGTCCGCGTCGTTACCGCCGGTCAGCAGGCTACCCTCTATATCAACGATCAGCGGGAGGCGACGTTTAACGGCCTGCCGCCCCCGGATCGGGGTATGGTCGGGTTCTCAGGCGACTCCGGAGAGCATTCCACAACCGTCTGGCGATTCGCGAACCTTCGGGTGATTGCAGGCGCATCGCCTGCGCCTGGAGCATTGCCTCTGTTTTACCCGTCGCCCTTGATCGCGGCGGTCGCGGCCCTGGCCATAGCCGACGACGTCATGGCCGCCGGAACCGGGTCCGCCGCCCCGGCCCCGGCCGCGGCCCTTCCGGCTGCCGCCCCTTCACCTCCGGCCGCGCTCCCCGCGCCTGCCGGTGCCCCGCCGGCCCGACAGGTGGCGTTGCGGCTCCACGGCGCGAACGCCATCGGTGCGGAACTCGCGGCGGCGATCTGCGAAGACTTTCTCAACCATGAGGGCGCGATTTCCGTTCAGCGCCGGACGGGACCCCGACAAAATGAAACCACCATTGAAGCGCGCCTGCCGAACGAATCCCCTGACCGGCTGATTTTTGAGATCCAGGCGCACGGATCAAAAACGGCTTTTGAAGACCTGGCGGCCGGTGCGTGCGATATCGGCATGTCTTCCCGCCGCGTTCAACCCGGCGAGGCGCAACGATGCGCCGGCGCCGGGTTGGGTGACCTGTTTTCGCGTGACTGCGAACACCTGCTCGGTTTGGACGGGATCGCGGTGCTGGTAAACAAGCATAACCCGGTCAGCGCCCTTACGACCCAGCAGCTCGCCGGCATCTTCAGCGGCAAAATCAATGACTGGTCGCAGGTGGGCGGACCATCCGGACCGATCAATCTCTACGCCCCGAACGACGACTCGGGCACGTTCGATACTTTTAAATCCGTCGTGCTGGGCGGCCAGCCTTTGTCTTCAGCAGCGTTGCGATACGAAAGCGGGGCAAAGCTCTCAGACGACGTCGCCGCTGACCGGGACGGAATCGGTTTTGCAGGGATGTCTTTCGTGCGCGGCAGCAAACCGGTTGCAGTGGCGGGACCCGGCGCCGACCCGCTCCCGCCCACCCCGTTTACGATCGCCACCCAGGAGTACCTCCTCTCCCGCCGCCTCTACCTCTACACGCCGGAAAATCCGCAGAACCCGTGGACTCGCCGGTTCATCGAGTTTGCGCGTCCTAAACTTGAGGTTCTCTCCTGGCTGACCTCCGGCAGTGAGGCTTCAGCCCTCGAAGCGCTCACTGAAAATTATGAACGGCAATATCCCGGCATCGTCGTGATGAGCGATACCGTGGCCGGCGGCAGCGGGTCAGTTGCGCGGCCGGTGTTGGAACGGCGCCTGGCTGCAGGCAATCCCCCGGACGCGTGGCAGAGTCACGCCGGTTCGGAGTTGTTTGGCCAATACGTTGAACCCGGTTACTGCGAGCCCGTCACCGATCTTTATCGCGGTGGCGGATGGGATCGGGTATTTCCGAAATCGCTCCTCGACCTGATCACCCGGGACGGCAAGGTCTATGCCGTGCCGGCCGGAGTCCACCGGGGAAATGTGCTTTGGTACAATAAAAGGCTGCTTGAGCAGCACGGTATCACCGTCGGGAAACAGATGACTTTCGATGAATTCTTTGCCGCCTGTGATAAGCTGGAGGCGGCAGGAATCCCGGCCCTCGCCATGGGCGATTCCGGCATCTGGGCGTCTGCTCACCTTTTTGAGAACACCCTGCTTGGAGTTATCGGACCGCGCGGTTGGACCGAGTTGTTCGGCGGCCGGATGAGCTGGGACGACCCTGAGGTGAAGCAGGCGATGCGGTATTTTGCCAGGATGCAGGCTTACCTGAATTCGGATCATGCGGCCCTGAGCTGGGATCGGGCTCTGAAGAAACTGGTGGACGGAAAAGCCGGCTTTCTTTCGATGGGAGACTGGGCCGAGGGCGAGTTTGCCAGGGCGAACCTGAAGCCGGGCGTTGATTTCGGCTGGGTCAGTTTTCCCGGAACTGAAGGGTCGTTCCTGCTGGTGGTCGATGCGTTCGCCCTGGCCAGCGCCGCACCTCACAAAGAAGCAGGGATCGCCTGGTTGAAGAGCATCGCAAGTAAAGACGCGCAGCAACTGTTCAGCGCCTTGAACGGGGGTATCCCGGCTCGGATTGATATCGACCCATTGACCCTCGACTCGTATCAGCGGTGGGCACGCGCGGATTTTGACCGGGACAACCTCATTCCGAGTTGCGTCCATGGTTCGGCGGCTCCGGCGGCGTTCCGGCAAGCGTTGGACGGCGCGGTGGCGGCGTTCGTCGCCGACAAAAACGTCGATGCCTTTGCCGGTGCACTCACGCAGGTCGGCAGGCAGGCGGGATCGAACGTCATCGCAAAATTCGATTTTGTCAGGGGGCCCACGGTCGAACCGGGACCGGCGCCCACCCCGGTCCCCGCACCCGCCCCGACCGCGGTGCCAGTGCCCGCGGCCCGTACCGCTGTCCCGCCGCCCGTCGCCCAAAGTTCTGCGCCGCCTGATGCATCGCGGCTGCAGTCCTTCGTCTGGAGTTATATCCGGTCTGTTCAGGATAACGACGTTTCGCGACAGGAGCACTTTTTCGGCAACCGGGTATCGTTTTATGGCCGGGGACATTTGACGCGCAATCAAGTGCAGCGCTCCACGGAGAGTTACCATCAGGAGTGGCCGGTACGTAAATGGATCCCGAACGGCCGGTGCACGATCGCTGGTTCCGCAGGACCCAACCGGTACCGGGTCCTGCAACCGTTTCACTGGTTGGTCTCAAACGGGTCCCGAAGCAAGGAAGGGGACGGGACGTTATCGTTCCTGGTCGAGAAAGGGGCCGGCGGGGAATTTCACATCATCTCCGTGAGACAACTGAGCCGGTAA